TAGCTGAGGCCAAATTATGTACTATCTATATGTTTGATCAGATGTTGACCTGTCTGTCACTTTCTGCATCCGATATGTGTCACTTTCTACATGTGCTCTACTGTAAACTCGTTTTAGCCTGCCACTGGTGTAATCCTCAAACTTATGATTACAGTAGTTCAGTTTAGCCTGTCACTGGCGTAACTCTCAGGGAATTTGTCGCTGGTGACAGCTCAAGCCATGTCATGTTTGTTTAACTATGTTATGTGTCAGGTCAGGCCACTCCGAATAGTCATCATTTGATGCCTTGCTGGTGTGGTCATCATGTATAAACAAACAGCATGGTCATCATGTATAAACAAACAGCATGGTGGTTCTGTGCTGTTGGGGCAGATTGTGTGAATCAGACCTAAACGAAGTTACCAAGTTACTCAGTTACTGATGCCTCCTACATTTCACGCCATCCGGTTGATCCCAATGCTCAATTACTGATAACCATCTTTGTTGCTATGCTTTGAAGAGACTGTCTGCCAAGGCTCGTGCCAGATCAGTTGCCAGAAACGCTGCACCACGCAAATTGCAGAATTTGAGAGAGAAAGCTACTGATGTTTAAAACGGAGATCGACAACATGAACGGCATTTACTGTTTACTTGTGGCCTGCTGTGGCCCTTGATTGGAGAGGTTATTTGTGCAGGTGAATACCAGCTGTTATATATTCCATTGCTTGATAGCCGTTGTTGATGTCCACCGTTAAATTGCCTTATGACCTTGACAAAAGCATTCAGTTAGTAGTCATTGTATTGTTGCTTGCGCTTGATGTGCATTTTTTTGGAATGCTTACTATGCCCTCACCAGCTTCTGACAGGGAGTTATCCATATGAGCCAGAGGATGAACCATCAGGATTAGAATCAGAGGAAAATGGGTCAATGCAAGAGTTATCAGAGCAAGAGGCACCTGAGGAAGATGAGCTGGGTGAAGACTTGTAAGAAGGAGAAGCACTGGAGAAAGATAAACTAGAGGAAGAGCGCAGATGCTCTGGAGGAAGATGAGCTAGAGGAAGAGCAGACAGAGGGAGCTGTCAGAGGGAAATGAACTAGAAGAGTTGCCAGGGGGAGAGCCACCTGAGGAAAAGCAATCACAGAAACAGGGGTTAGAGGAACAGGGGTCAATGGAACAGCTATCTGATGGAGGGCAATCAGAGGGAGAGACACTAGAGGATGGCGATGGCTTTGAGAAACTTATGTTGCTCAATATGACGAATTTCATGGGGCGCGGCAATGAGATGCAGCTAGTAAGCTTGTGGTGAAGAAGTCTACAAGTCTCAAGCAATTGATACTATTTACTCCCAAGATTAATCACCTAGAAGAGCTCCCGAAGGATCATATGAATACTTGCCATTTTCTTGAAAGAAAAAAGAATGACCTCTCAGAAAGGCCTCACCAAATGCTCAGATAGTTCTCAGCAAGCATGATGATAGTGCAACCCAGCCGTTGCACGAGGCTTTTGTCAAGATTTACTGATTTGTTTGTTGTGGAGTTATGATCGGATAATGTGAAATATCAGAAACTAGCAATCATTAGGTAAGACAAAGAACAAGCTAGTCTGCAAGGTAGGCGGGATGCTGtgttctgcagtccatgaaggaTCATGGAGTATGTCGTCTGTGCCTTCTATTTTGCAGCTTAAGTGCTTAACTCTTTAAGACTCTTATAAAAATATCATGATTACCCAGTGTCTACACTAGCCTGTTGCCTTGTTGGTGGACAAGAAAGTCTTGCAAAAACACTTTAGAAGGCTGAGACTTGGTGTGCTCTATCTCTGCTGCTCAATTTGCATTTAGTACGGCAGTACTTTAATCAGCTGGTACGACAACGAGTGTTgcagttttatttattttttcagtTTTCCTTATGTATTATTGTCGGTATTGCCATCTTCATTGCTGATTAAAAGTTATTTTCCTGGTGCCAGTAGAAAATCTAAAACATGTACAGTAATATGGAGTTTCCACAGGCATGAATCCTGGGAACTGCACCCTAATTTTGGTAGTTGGCGCCAAATTATGTACTGCTGATATGTTTGATCAGATGTTGACTTGTCTGTCACTTGTCTGAATCTGAAATTCTGAATATGTGTCACTTTCTACGTGTGCTCTACTGGAAACTCAGTTTAGCCTGCCACTTGTGTAATCCTCAAACATATGACTGCAGGACAAGTTCTTTGTAGCATGTGCTGTACTGTAAATTCAGTTGAGCCTGTCTCCGGTGTGACGGAAGAATTTGTGGCTGGTGACAGCATCAGGCCCATGTCATGTTTGCCTACCTATGTTGTGTGTCAGGTCAAGCGTCTCTAAATAATCATCATTTGGTGCGCTGCTGGTGTGGTCATCATGTATAAATAAGCAACATAGTGGAGTTGCCGGTGTTGGTTGGTTGTGTGCTGTTGTGGGTCAGAGCATGTGCACCAGATCCAAAGGAAGTTACCAAGGCGCCAGACCTTTACGCCCAAGATTTTACAAGATAGGCTGGGTGTTCAGTTCTGTAATCGATCGAAGATCTTATTGATCCAGTTTCTTATGAATCACATTGTTGCCTTATTGGTGTTTTGCCTGGAACTAAGTGGTCATAATTCAGTGCAATAGCTGGGGAACAAGGTCGTATGAATATAGTGTAGTAGGTTGAGACTTGCTAtgctttttttcttcttttttttgttgCTCTCAACAATCTTCATTTAGTACAGCATTGCAGTGATCAGCTGGAAGATCAGCAACAGTTACAGTGTTATGTTTTCCCACTTTTTCGTTGTGAATTGTCCTAGCATCTTCACTACTGCTTTAAGAGTTTACTTCCCTTTAGGCATGAGAAAAACTAAATCATGCagtacatccgtatgtagttcaacAGGAATGAATCCTGGAAACTGTACCCAGATGGTGCCACTTGAGGCCAAAATTCTTCTTCTATATTTCTATTGTCAGATGTCGACTTGCCTGTCACTCTCTGCATCTGAAAAGATCTGAACATGTGTCCCTCTGTACATGGGTTGTCACTGTAAATAAATTCAGTGTAGCCTGCCACTTGTGTATTTCATAAACATCTGACCACAGCAGAATTTGTAGCTGGTGGCAAGCATGTCTTTTTGGGTGGGAATGTGCTAAGCATGTTACGTTTGCTTGCTTATTATGTCAGGTCAAACCCCTCTAAGCTCTAATTAACCATCATCAGTGGTGCCTTGCTGAATAAAGATAGAGAAAGAAACATGATGCAGTGGTCACTGGCGGTGGTGTGCTGGTGTGGGTCAGCGCATGTGCACCAGATCAGATCTAGACGAAGTTACAATGGAATCAATCGATCAGATCTTATCCCCAGAGTGTGGAGGTTGATAATAATCATTGATTTATGCAGAGACCGGTGAGCATTGCCATTGCCCAGCGGCCAGGTAAAGAGCAGAGCAGGTAGGTTGTTGGCCTGTTGGTCTCCACATCGCTTTCGATCTCCAGTCTTGTTAAGTCTCGGTCGATGCTATATGCGTGAAATCTTACATTTGGGTACGTccaaatttttatttttatttttttctttttctctcctgCATGCTGCATGTATATCACTTGACTGAGTCTTGATTAAAATCATCCGTgcaattttttatatatatttttttgcATGTTAAATTTCAGTCAAGTGAGACCTAGCCACGCCCTTCAATCTTTACCTATCTATAGTACTACTACAATAGTACCTCACCTGATCAGCCTGATTTGGATTTAGCAGTGAGGCTGAGCCGAGAGGTCCGGGGCAGCTGAGGAAGAGCAGGATGGGCTTCTCCTTCTTCGCCTCTCGCGCTGCCGCCAGGTTCCTGCAGGACATCCGGCGCCCCTCCTCCGCCGGCGTCTCCACCGCGGCGCTCCTCCTCACGGCCGCCAGGTGCCTCCCCCACCCCAGACCCCCTCCGACCCCCCATGTCCCCTCTAATAAAGTTCTTCCATTTCCCTCCCTTTTGttgcgtgatgatggtgatccaCTGTTCCTTGCCGCCCCTTTTGTCTGCTTTACCCTTGCTCTTTTTGTTCTTTCTCATAGCTGTGTCCTTTGTCTAGCACTCTACGATCCAGATAATCTTAGCCAACAGGGAGGTGATGTTCATGGAGTggacatccatccatccatccgaTGTGCTACTCCATGAACAGCCAGCAACCCCTGTACTTGATGAACAGTCCTTTTTTATCCGATTTTTTGTCCATAAAATCCAATCCTGTTCTTCCGGATCGAGGTGGTTGGCAGCATTTGCGAGCCTCAGAGATTTTCTTCACTGGCTTTGCAGCGGCGGAGGCATCGTGGCCTATGCCGATTCCGCCAGGGCGGAGGAGGCTCCGGAGCCACCGCCcaggaagaagaaggtggtggttcTCGGCACCGGCTGGGCCGGCACCTCCTTCCTCAAGAACCTCGACTCCTCCCGCTACGAGGTGAAGGTCATCTCGCCCCGTAACTACTTCGCGTTCACGCCCCTGCTCCCCAGCGTCACCTGCGGGACCGTGGAGGCGCGCAGCGTCGTCGAGCCGATACGGAGGATGTTCGAGAAGGTAACACCGTGGCTGCTGAACTGATGCTCTTGTGCTTACTGTTATGCAGAGCTGTGGAGTAACACAGTGGCTGGCTGCTTCTCTTGTTCTTCTTTTTTGCAGAAGGGGAAGGATGTCGCGTATTATGAAGCAGAGTGCTTCAAGATCGATCCGACGAAGAAAGCCGTCCACTGCCGCTCTGCCGTTGGGACTAATTTGGATGGGAATGGCGATTTCATGCTTGATTATGATTACCTGGTCGTCGCTCTTGGGGCTACTGTCAATACATTTAACACTCCTGGCGTGATGGAGCATTGCCACTTTCTGAAGGTAAAAATCTTGTGCAGCATTGTGTTGTGTGTCTCTTTTTACTGTTCTGCTTTCTCTCATGTTTCAGTCCTGAGATGTGTAAGTTATTCTGTTTAATGTTCTGCAACATCTTCAGATATATTGTACTGTAAAGTATTAGGAAATTTACATTCATGGGACTACTATTAGCCACATCTTGTACTTACAGCCTCACATTGTAAAAGCCAGGAAGTGGAGGATGCCCAGAAGATTCGGAAGAGTGTGATAGACTGCTTTGAAAGGGCGTCAATTCCTAACATCAGCGAAGAGGAGAAAAGGAAGATCCTTCACTTTGTGATTATTGGTGGTGGACCTACTGGGGTTGAATTTGCTGCGGAGTTGCATGATTTTCTTGTCGAAGATCTGGTGAAGCTGtatcctgcaattgcacaatttGTGAAGATAACAATTATTCAATCAGGAGAACATATATTGAATACGTAAGTCGGTACTAAATTACCATATTATGAGGGTTGAACGATCCTGCAGTAATAGCCATGGTTCACTTGCATTGCGTGGTATATTCAAAGAACTATTATGTCAGGCTCTCATCGCTAACAACATGTTTTGGTATGAATTAAAAGCCTCCAGGGGAATTAATGTATCGGTATGTCAGTCTTCGTTCCCAGATAATGAGGATTGTACTGCTGGTtcacatctactccctccgtcccataatgtaagacgtttttgcaagctATGTTGGTTTACAAAAacatcttacattatgggacagaGTAGTAGCAGACTAGAAGATGCATGCTGCAAGTACTGAGGTCCCCAGCAAATCTCCTCCTGGATAATTCTTAAATACTCTAAGGAAAAAGTGAATAACAATTTGGGATATTTTCCATGTTCAGGAAAACAATTTAGTCACTAGAAGTGGAAAATATATCCCAGTCACTGATTCCTTACCAGGATAGATAGACCAAAACCACCTTACCCCCAAGCAGTGCCAGTGTAGGATTAATTCTTACCAAATCTTGTTAGTAATTTTTGGATTGTGGCGGTTTCTTCCCTGTTATTCCTCCGCTTCCTTTTCTTTTTAAAATGAATGTTCCTAACTGCTATGAAATAATCATGCTTACTGTAGATATTGTGATTTTGTTGGGGAATTGGACGCTTGATTTGACAAGGGAAAAATTTGCCCACTGTTTCAATATCCATGGCTTTGTTTGTAGCATCAGTAGATCTTCTCTTTTCTCCATGTTTATTGTGAGATGATATATCTGTTTCATTCATGTAGGTTTGACCAAAGGATAGCTGTGTTTGCTGAATCAAAGTTCCAAAGAGATGGCATCGAGTTGAGTACAGGATTCAGAGTGATAAAGGTCTCCGATGATTCAATTACAGTGAAGTGCAAATCATCTGGTGTAGAAACATTGGTGCCGTATGGAATGGCTATTTGGTCTGCGGGTATTGGTACTCGCCCCGTCATTACAGACTTCATGAATCAAGTTGGTCAGGTTGTTAAATCTGAATCAAAGTAGTGTGTTCAGGTTACCAAGTTATGTTTAACTTCTAACATTTTGTTGACGAATGCAAATGTTCTCTCTTTCAACAGGGCAAACGACGTGCCTTGGCAACTAATGAATGGTTAAGAGTTCCTGAGTGTGATAGTGTCTATGCAATTGGTGACTGTTCTTCAATAAGTCAAAGGAAAATAATGGTATATGTAAAGCATTTCATAAATATTTTTGCACCCTCTTTGCATTTTCGAACTTCCTAGGCGGAGATATCATAGGAACAGCTACACACACCGCACTCAGAATTATCACTGCACTGTTATGGTTTCTTGGTAGATCTGTCATCGGTGTCAAATTAGTCATTCTATTGGTATGCGTGTACGTTCCAGTTTCCTCCATATAAGTATAGCGAAGTTTATCACGCTGAATAAATAAGCACACTGAACATCTAAGTTAGCAAAGTTCAGTGCATGTTTCATCCTCCCTCTGACACGTTTGCTTTTGTTTTTTGCAGGAGGACATTTCAACAATATTTAAAGTAGCAGACAAGGATAACTCTGGCACCTTGACACTGAAAGAAATAAACGATGTTCTAGAAGATATTTGTATAAGATACCCTCAAGTAGAACTGTATATGAAAAGTATGCACATGGTCGACATTGCTGATTTGATAAAAGGTGGCGTAGGTGATTCCAACAAGGAGTCGATGGTGGTTAACATAGAGGAGTTCAAAAAAGCTCTGTGTCATGTCGACTCCCAAGTTAAAACTGTTCCGGCGACTGCTCAGGTTGTCTCTATTTCCATAGAATACATTGGTTGATGATATTTTAGAATAGATAATGTTTTGGTCCGTGAACAACCCATTTGTGTTTGTGCGGATACTCCCTCATTGTTTCTCTGATATTTGTCAGGTTGCTGCGCAACAAGGGTATTATCTTGCTGACTGCTTTAACAAAAAGGATCACTGCGTAGAGCATCCAGAAGGTCCGTTGCGCCTGACGGGGTCAGGGGAGGGGCATCACAATTTCCGCCCATTCCGGTATTTAGCTTCCCGTTACAGCTGTACTCGTACCCTCATACTCACATCTTCTTTTAGGCCTGAAAGGCATAACCTGTACTTCAAACTTTGCACAGCTTTGGGGTCACATCATGACTCTAGAGAGTAATCAATTGCTGTCAGTGATTACCTACTTGGATAGGAGCGGTCTGTACCTAAAATTGCTTAATAAATACTGTTACATATGTACAGTTGCTCTTTCAATTATGCAGCATTCAACAATTAGGAAATTAGCAATATGGTTACCTAAAACCCTCTCGGTTTCTGGTTACCATACTTAAACCTATTATCTCCATGGCACCTTTCTAGGAAGAACATGCTTCAGTTGCTATATGGTTATCCTTTGGCTTCAAAGCAACCTAGGTTTGATTCATTACTAGAGCAGTGCCAGACTTCTTCACAAACTTTCCCAGTGGGAATACTGGGAGGGAGTTGTGGCTAGCTTCATTTTGATCATCAGCTCTCGCGTCATTATCTTGTACACTTGCTCATCTTTTGCCCTGGCATCAAAGGTACAAGCATCTTGGGCAATTCGCGCCCTTGGGCGGGGAGCAAGCCGCGGCAGAGCTCCCGGGCGACTGGGTCTCCATGGGCCACAGCACCCAGTGGCTTTGGTACTCGGTGTACGCAAGGTAAGAACCATGACTGACCCATCACCATCCACCACTCTGTCCGAAGGAAGAAACCATGGCAACTGAAATCCGCCTTATCCACCTTATTCGCCTTATCTTCTTCCTGGGTCGTTTAGCCGCAACTGAGATCGTCCCTTTCCATGAATGCATGAGCAGCAAGCAGGTGAGCTGGCGCACTCGGGTCCTGGTGGTATCCGACTGGACCCGGAGGTTCATATTCGGGAGGGACTCGAGCCGGATCTAGGCACTCGATTCCAGGATGCAATGCAGCAAGACCTCTCTGTACAGTACGTATTTGATTGGGCAAATAAGCAAGCAAGGCTGTCTGTCTGTTGATTGTTCCTTCCCTGTCCTGCCAACGGAGCCATCATCCTTCGTCTGCTGCATGTGAATATGCGATGGTCCTCTTCTCTTCTCTGGATGTGGTTGGTTGTGAATCTGAACTTCTGGAGCGTACCTGGGGCGACGAACTGACCTAGTGCCCACAGTTCATTGGTAAATGTGCAAAATGCGTGTGAATTTGGTGTACAtggctctgtttttcttttttcttgtttTGAACTGGCTCTGCTGATTTTCGTTCCATGTTCATTTCATTGTTAGTGGACCCCCTCACATCTTGTGGGGATAATTATAAAGAACAATGTAGGTTATTCTCTCCATTAACATCGGGTTTTTTTTACGCGTCCATTAACATCGGGTTTTTTTTACGCGTCCATTAACATCGTTGATCTGTATGCAACGTCGCACACGATGGTTTGTTTGGTAGCAGTAGTCAGTGCTGGTTTACGCTGGAAGAAAACCGCCAAATAAGAAGTAGATGCGACTTTGGCCATCAGTGAGCAGCAGTAGCAGTAACAAGTTAACACAGTACTGTACATGATCACTTGGCCAACTCTACGGGTATCCGTGAGAACGTACATGATCACGTGGTGATTGGCGTGTACGTGTACTGTATTTGTCTGGTCCTCCTGGCCAGATGGATACGAGTGGGGGCTCGGTACAACGTACTTTGTACCACACTGGGCGGGCGTCAGTGACAGTGAATGATCCATCTCCTACGTTAGATGTACAGGCCATTCCAGGGTAGAACGAACCTACCACTGCCAGATAGCTGGGCCCAGTGCAAGCGATATTTAACATGCTCTTTATACAAAAGTAAATAAACAATGTTTGAATTTTTGGCCGGAAAGAGGACGCATTTGCCTTGGGGGTTAACCCAAATTTCCAAAATGGTGGGCTCTCCCCCTGCTACTGAGATTAGGTATGGCAGCTGCGATCCCAATGCACTAGATGTATATACCTATCCGCAAAAGTTAGTGCTTGTCCCCGGAGCTTTTCAGATTTCAtcaaaggagaagaagaaaagagcaTTTCGAGAAGAACATGTAGGCCTCCCACCCTAACCCTTTCCAAAAAGAATGTCTAGTGCAGGCTTGAGGTGTGAGGTTCAAGACATACCTGATAGATAGTT
This sequence is a window from Aegilops tauschii subsp. strangulata cultivar AL8/78 chromosome 7, Aet v6.0, whole genome shotgun sequence. Protein-coding genes within it:
- the LOC109779678 gene encoding external alternative NAD(P)H-ubiquinone oxidoreductase B1, mitochondrial, whose amino-acid sequence is MQRPVSIAIAQRPGKEQSSEAEPRGPGQLRKSRMGFSFFASRAAARFLQDIRRPSSAGVSTAALLLTAASGGGIVAYADSARAEEAPEPPPRKKKVVVLGTGWAGTSFLKNLDSSRYEVKVISPRNYFAFTPLLPSVTCGTVEARSVVEPIRRMFEKKGKDVAYYEAECFKIDPTKKAVHCRSAVGTNLDGNGDFMLDYDYLVVALGATVNTFNTPGVMEHCHFLKEVEDAQKIRKSVIDCFERASIPNISEEEKRKILHFVIIGGGPTGVEFAAELHDFLVEDLVKLYPAIAQFVKITIIQSGEHILNTFDQRIAVFAESKFQRDGIELSTGFRVIKVSDDSITVKCKSSGVETLVPYGMAIWSAGIGTRPVITDFMNQVGQGKRRALATNEWLRVPECDSVYAIGDCSSISQRKIMEDISTIFKVADKDNSGTLTLKEINDVLEDICIRYPQVELYMKSMHMVDIADLIKGGVGDSNKESMVVNIEEFKKALCHVDSQVKTVPATAQVAAQQGYYLADCFNKKDHCVEHPEGPLRLTGSGEGHHNFRPFRYKHLGQFAPLGGEQAAAELPGDWVSMGHSTQWLWYSVYASKQVSWRTRVLVVSDWTRRFIFGRDSSRI